The genomic window AATTCTTCGATAATGAAATTTTGTCTTATTTGTTTTTCGGCGTTGCTACTACTATTGTTTCTGTAGGAACTCGCATGATTATTTTTTACTTGACACAGCAAGAATTAACCGCTACTGCTTTAGGAAATATAACAGGTATTCTATTCGCTTTCTTCACGAATGACACCATTGTTTTTAAACAAAAACGAGCAAATTGGTTTAGACGACTTATCAAATTCTCAGGAGCTAGACTTTTTACCTTCTTACTTGATATGGCATTAACCTTTATTTTTGTTACCAAGTTTCCTCATATAATTGGTCAATTTGTAGGTGATGATATTAATATAATTAATACGATTGAAATAGGGTTTGCTCAAGTTACAATTGTTGTTTTAAATTACCTATTTAGCAAGCTTTTTGTTTTTAAAAATAAATGAGCACTTTTCTTGCATTCAATATAGATTTACGATATAATTTTGTCTGTAAAAATTTGATAAAATTTTGAAAGGAAAAAGATTATGTTAAAGGATCTTAAGGATTTCTTGCTCCGCGGTAACGTCGTAGACCTTGCTGTCGGTGTGATCATCGCTACTGCTTTTGGTGCTATCGTAACTTCATTCGTTAACGATATCATCACTCCACTACTATTGAACCCAGCTTTGAAAGCTGCGAAAGTTGACCGCATTGCTGAACTTTCATGGAACGGTGTTGCTTACGGTAACTTCTTGAGCGCTATCATCAACTTCGTAGTAGTTGGTACTGTTCTTTTCTTTGTAGTTAAAGGAATTGAGAAAGCTCAAAACCTTCGTAAGAAAGAAGAAGTTGAAGCAGCTCCAGCTGGTCCAACTGAATTGGAAGTTCTTCAAGAAATCAAAGCACTTCTTGAAAAAAACTAAAAATGTAAAAGGGTTTAGATATTGCTAAAGCCTTTTTCTTATTCTTTTTATATTTATATTAGTCTTGAGTAAAAGTCCTATTTTTGATATAATGATGAGAGTTTCCACCCTTAGTGTAATGGATATCACGTAAGATTCCGGTTCTTGAGATGGGGGTTCGATTCCCTCAGGGTGGATATATGTAAACAAAAAAAGCAACAAACTTGTTGCTTTTTTCTATTTTAAAACTTTCTCCGACAACTCTTCCCACTCCAGCATAGATTCCTCCTGTCGCTGGCTAATCTTATCCAGTTCTGCTTGTAATTGCATGAGTTCATCCGCATCATTGGTGGTATGCATTTGTTCAGAGATTGATTGAGCTTGAGTTTCCAGTTCTTCGATTTCTGTCTCAAGACTTTCAATTTGTCTCATTAA from Streptococcus sp. oral taxon 061 includes these protein-coding regions:
- a CDS encoding GtrA family protein → MKRYIKKFFDNEILSYLFFGVATTIVSVGTRMIIFYLTQQELTATALGNITGILFAFFTNDTIVFKQKRANWFRRLIKFSGARLFTFLLDMALTFIFVTKFPHIIGQFVGDDINIINTIEIGFAQVTIVVLNYLFSKLFVFKNK
- the mscL gene encoding large conductance mechanosensitive channel protein MscL, which translates into the protein MLKDLKDFLLRGNVVDLAVGVIIATAFGAIVTSFVNDIITPLLLNPALKAAKVDRIAELSWNGVAYGNFLSAIINFVVVGTVLFFVVKGIEKAQNLRKKEEVEAAPAGPTELEVLQEIKALLEKN